One Mustelus asterias chromosome 29, sMusAst1.hap1.1, whole genome shotgun sequence DNA segment encodes these proteins:
- the slc25a44a gene encoding solute carrier family 25 member 44a, with translation MQEKRNVQIIEWNDLDKKKFYCIGAVMALSLRLTVYPAALIRTRLQVQKGKSHYLGTVDAFFKILQAEGVRGLYRGFPLNTLTLISGQGYITTYELVRVYVSEYSNSNAIKSLVAGGAASLVAQSIIVPIDIISQHLMVAGHAGNLGRFKLSSTEGKYNRVFGHTQEVITQIFRIDGPKGFYRGYLASLMTYIPNSAVWWPFYHFYAEQLSKLVPNDCPHLLLQGIAGPMAAVTASTLTNPMDVVRARVQVEGKSSIIRTFEQLLKEEGPLGLTKGLSARILSSAPTTLLLVVGYETLKKVSLRQELVGTRHW, from the exons ATGCAAGAGAAGCGAAATGTTCAGATAATAGAATGGAACGACCTGGACAAGAAAAAATTCTACTGTATTGGGGCTGTTATGGCTCTGTCACTGCGGCTTACGGTATACCCAGCCGCACTGATCCGGACAAGACTTCAGGTACAAAAGGGGAAGAGTCATTATCTCGGCACTGTTGATGCGTTCTTTAAAATCCTACAAGCTGAGGGTGTACGAGGACTTTACAGAGGCTTTCCACTGAACACGTTGACCCTGATCTCTGGCCAAGGGTACATTACTACTTACGAGCTGGTACGTGTGTACGTGTCCGAGTACAGCAATAGTAACGCCATTAAGTCGCTTGTAGCGGGAGGCGCAGCGTCGCTTGTGGCACAGAGCATAATCGTGCCCATTGATATCATTTCTCAGCACCTGATGGTGGCGGGCCATGCAGGGAACCTGGGCAGGTTCAAGCTGTCGTCAACTGAGGGGAAATACAACCGAGTATTCGGACATACACAGGAGGTTATCACTCAGATTTTCAGGATTGACGGACCAAAGGGGTTTTACAGAGGATACCTAGCCTCCTTGATGACATACATTCCCAACAGTGCGGTGTGGTGGCCTTTCTATCACTTCTATGCAG AGCAGCTATCAAAACTAGTTCCCAATGACTGTCCTCATCTGCTCCTTCAGGGGATCGCTGGACCAATGGCAGCAGTCACTGCATCTACACTCACCAATCCGATGGATGTGGTCAGGGCTCGGGTTCAG GTGGAAGGGAAGTCCTCGATAATTAGAACATTTGAGCAGCTTCTGAAAGAAGAAGGTCCGTTGGGCCTGACCAAGGGATTGTCAGCGCGTATCTTGTCGTCAGCACCAACAACTCTCCTGCTGGTGGTTGGCTATGAAACACTGAAGAAAGTGAGCCTGAGGCAAGAGCTAGTGGGAACTAGACACTGGTAG